One Nostoc sp. CENA543 genomic window, TGATACAGAAGAACCTTGACAAGCTTCTTCCAATTGCTTTTGTTGGACTGCTGCTTTACGGAGAGTAATAATTAGTTGATTCACCTGATTTCGCAGTTCAGGGTTACTACTGACTGCTGACATGGTTTGTCTTTCTAATAGTTGCAGTATAAGTTCGTAGTGGATGGGTGAAGGTAGGGGAATTTGCTCCATGTAGTTATCAATTTGGTAGTTTTTAATTCTGAACGTCTAACTGCTGTCAAGTCAATTTTGACACAAGAAGCACAAATTTAACTAAGATTTTAGATATTCAGTTTCAGGGAGTTTTAGGGTTTTGAGGTTTGATTTATACCAAATTGGGATAGGTAATATTGTTTCGATCTGCTGGAACGGGCTAAGAATCTAGGCTTTGAATCCAAAATCCAAAATTGTTGCATCCAAAATTGGTATGCGTTAAACCTAGTTTAACGCGATGTAAGTATTTGCTGAAGGTGAGTTTCAAGCAACGTGGACACCTCAGTACCGAATCATCAGAACTGAGTTGGAAGTTGGATGTAAACTGGCTCTAATAGATGATCATAGTATTTAATTAGACGGGGAAAATAGACGGGCGATCGCTAATTGTGGATCTGGTTGTTTTACTAGGGATTCGCCGATTAACACAGCCGCCGCACCAGCTTGTGATACTTGGGTTAAATCTTCTGGGGTATGTAATCCCGACTCACTGACGACGAGGATATCTCTTGACTGCAATTGACTACCCCTAGCCGCTAAAATTTCGCAGGTGGTTTGTAAATCTACGGAAAAATCTTCTAAGTTGCGGTTATTAATGCCTACTAAAGCAACATCATCTAACGCCAATACCCTGTCGAGTTCTTCCAGACTGTGGACTTCAATCAAAACCGCCATTTTCAGGGACTTAGCAATTTTGATGAAGTATCGCAAGTATTGATCACTCAAGATAGCAGCAATTAATAACACTGCATCTGCACCCCGCAACCGAGCTAAATACATTTGATAAGGATAAATGACAAAATCCTTACATAGTAGTGGTAAATCTACGGCTTCACGGACTTTAGCCAAGTTATCAAAACTACCTTGAAAAAATTTGCTATCCGTCAAAACCGAAAGACAACTTGCGCCACCTTGTTGATAGGATAAAGCGATCGCCACAGGGTCAAAATCTTCCCGAAATACACCTTTACTGGGAGAAGCTTTCTTGACTTCTGCAATCAATGCAGGTTTAGTTCTACCCTGTTTCAAAGCTGCGACAAAATCCAGAGTTGGTGGTGCTGTGAGTGCTTGTTTTTGCAATTCTCTCAAAGGAACTCTGTCGCGCATTTGCTCAACTTCGATTTCCTTATGCCAGACAATTTCCTCTAGGATGTTCTGGGGTTGGGCATCTGGTGAAGCAACTTGATAACGCAAGAAGGCAACATTTATGGCTGGATTTGGTTGCAGACGGCGGATTTGCATAATTTAGGGACTGGGGACTGGGGATTGGGGACTGGGCAGGGGGCAGGGGGCAGGGGGCAGGGGGTAGGGGGCAGGGGGCAGGGGGCAGGGGGCAGGGGGCAGGGGGCAGGGGGCAGGGGGAAAGAACTTAGTATGAATAAGTATCTTTCCACCCTTACACCCCTACACCCTTACACCCTTACACCCTTACACCCCTACACCCTTACACCCCTACACCCTTACACCCTTACACCCTTATTTAAACGACTGCCCGTTTATAGGCTTCATCCAACACTTCTGATAGGGTTGGGTGGGCGTGGACTAAATGGGCTAGGGTTTGGACTGTTTGCCGGTTGGCTACGGCGGCGGATGCTTCGTGGATTAAGTCGGAGGCGTGTAAGCCAAAAATATGTACGCCTAACACTTCTCCGGTGTCTTTGCGGTAGATGACTTTAGCGATACCGTCGGCTTCGTTTTCAGCTAAGGCTTTGGAATTACCTTTGAAGTAACTTCTACTGGTAGCGATTTCAAAACCTTCGGCTTGTCCTAATTCTTTGGCGGCTGTTTCGGTTAAGCCGACATAGCTGACTTCAGGATGGGTAAATGCGGCGGCGGGAATACTGCGATAATCGGCTTTTCTTTCCCGTCCCATGATGTTTTCTACAGCGACGATACCTTGGGCGGAAGCTGCGTGTGCTAGCATCATTTTGCCGTTAGCATCGCCAATTGCCCACAGATGGGGGACGACTTCCCCGGCTGATAAGACTGCCATGCGATCGTCAACCGGAATAAAATTCCGACGGTCAAGTTCTACACCCACAGATTCTAAACCGAGATTTTTGGTAGCGGGGATGCGTCCTGTAGCTACTAAGCAAGCATCAACTTCAATAACATCGACATCTTCTTTAGTTTTGAAATCTGCCAATTCAATCACTACAGGCGAACCAGGAATTACTTTTTTGGCGTAGATTCCCACCTTGGTTTCAATGTCGCGGGGTGTAATTAATACCCGTTCTGCGAGTTTCGCAATATCGCGGTCAAACCCTGGCATAAGTTGGTCGAGGGCTTCAATCAAAGTGATTTCACTGCCCAAAGCTGAGTAAATATCCGAAAATTCTAAACCGATGTAACCACTACCAATAATGGCAATCCATTGTGGTAGGGTTTCCAGTTTCACAGCTTGATCACTAGTAAAGACGGTTTTGCCATCTACTTCAATTCCTGGCGGTACGAAAGGTACAGAACCAGGAGAAAGAATAATATCCTTAGCGGTGATGGTTTTTTCACCACCATCGCCAGTCACCGTCACTTTTTGAGTACCGGCGATTTTGCCCCAACCTCTAATGATATCGACTCCCAGACGTTTGAGACTATTCGTTAAATCCCCTTGGATTTTAGAAACTAAATTATTGGCGTGATCTGCGATCGCTTGCCGATCAAATTCCACGCCGCCAATTTGAATTCCCAAGGACTTCAGGTGATGGGCATCGCGCAATTCCCGCACACGTCCAGATGCGGCTAACAACGCCTTAGATGGAATACAGCCCCGGTTGACACAAGTGCCACCCATATCAGCTGCTTCAATAATCGCTGTTTTCAAGCCGCAACCTACGGCGTGTAGGGCTGCGCCGTGTCCCCCTACACCAGCTCCTATAATTACTAAATCGTAATCAAATTCATGACTCACGTTAGTTTCCCCGTGTGCTTCGCATTATCTATTCTCGACTTCACTTGCTCGTAGTGCAACCCCCTTTTTGGGGAATTGGGGATTGGGGACTGGGGATTGGGGATTGGGAAGATGGGGAGTGTGGGGAGTGTGGGGAGAGAGGGGGGAAAGATTTCTTCCCACACCTCCCACACCTCCCACACCTTTTTTCGCTCACCCTGCACCCTGCCCCCTGCCCCCCTGCCTCTTTTATGGCCGTGAAAGTATTTGCACACTGAACGCTGAACCAGTAATCTTGATTTAAAATCACCTATAGGATTTTTCCAGGCGATCGCTTAATGTCTTTTCCGAATATTAGTGAATTTACAGTCCGTCGCTATGCTAACTCTAAGTCTTTTCAACGTGGCGAGGCTTACTTTGAATCGGGTGCTGTTACTAAAGTTACTCAACGCGGACAGCAGTTTCAGGCAGAAGTGGAAGGTCACGAAACCAAGCCTTATCGAGTTTGCTTGAATTTTGATGACAAGACTGTAACCTTGGCTGACTGTACCTGTGCCTACAACTTTGAGGGTTGGTGTAAACATTTGGTGGCGACGGCACTGGTATTGATTCGTCAACCAGATATCATTGAGCAACGCCCTACTCTCGAAAAACTCCTCGACCGTTTAGATCATGTGCAGACTCAAAGGTTAATTCAAGAGTTAGTCGCAGAAGCACCCCAACTGATTGAGATTATCGATCAGCATGTTAGTTGGATGACTAACCCTACACCCAAGCCGTTATCTACCAGCACTGAAAGACACATTACCGTCAATTTGCCAGCGTTACGGGGGCAAATTAAGCAGATTTTGCGGGAAGCGGTGAATTATTTTGAGGAGGGGTATGAGGAAGACCCCCTGACGGAAGAATTATTTAGTTTAGTGCAGGGGGCTTTAGAGTTTAACGAACGGGGCGAAAATGATAATGCGATCGCTGTTTTGGAAGTGATTACTGCTACCTGTGCGGAAAATTGGGACGAGGTATTAGAATACGGTGCAGACAATGATGAAATCGCCTGGGAATTGAATATTGCTTGGTGTGAGGTGCTTCTTTCTGCTGAACTTACCCCAGAGGAAAAAGTTGATATTCAAGTTAATTTGGAAGTTTGGCAAGACGAATGGAATACTGATTTTGCTATGGCTTTAGAAGCCTTACGCCAAGGCTGGGATGAACCACAAATCATCCAGGTACTTCAGGGCAATATCAGTACAAGGGGAGTTTGGGGTCAAGAAATTCCCTATTATGCTGACGATTTAGCGATGATTCGCTTGAAAATTTTAGAACGGCAAGAACGTTATCAAGAATACCTGTATTTGGCGCAAGCAGAGGGACAAACCCAAGCCTATCTCACCATGTTAGGACGTTTAGGCAGAATAGAAGAAGCGGTGCAAGCTGCCCAAACGGAAATGAGTTCAATGGAAGAAGCCTTCGCTTTAGCTAAAACCCTAGCTGAACAAGGTTCATTACCGCAAGCATTAGAAATTGCCCAAACTGGTTTTAGGCTATGGGGTAATTGTCAGTATGCTTTAGGGATTTGGACGTGTGATTTAGCTTTAGAGTTGCATAATCAGGAAGCGGCTTTATTAGCACTCAAAGCTGCTTTTGAAGTTAAACCCCACTTTGTTGACTATCAAAAAATTGCAGAATTAGCCGGAGAAAATTGGGAAGTTATTAAACCCGACTTATTAAAAGTTGTCCACAATTGTGATAATTGGGCAATCCAACCAGACAAAGTGGATATACTTTTACACGAAGGTTTAATTGATGATGCCATTAACACTGTGAGCGAAATCAGTCATTATCATGCAGCCTTAGTTCACCGCGTCATGAAAGCCGCCATTCCTCACAATCCCGACTGGGTGATAGCCAATTCTCGCCGTCGTGCTGAAAGAATTATGGATGAGGGGAAAGCAGAATATTATAGTGAAGCGATCGCATGGTTAAAACAAACCCGCGCCGCTTATATAGCATCTGGTAGACAAGCAGATTGGTCGAGTTATCGTGAACAATTAATGGAAATTCACGGACGTAAGCGGAAATTAATGGGGATGTTGAAAGAACATAGTATGCAGTGAGTAATTAGTTGCATAAACTTATGTGTTTTTATTATTCTGTAAACCAAGAATTGTAGATAAAGCTAATGCTAATTGCTCTATATAATTTTCGTCTAGATAACCGATGAATTTAATAATTACGTGACTTCGACGAATTTAAGAAACCCCTCTCCAAACCTCTCCCCTACAAGGAGAGAGGCTTCAAAACCTTCATTTTTCGTTGATTTTCAAGATATCTAATCTTTAGAATTATCGGAAAGCCTTAGATGTTACAGTCTACAAGTATCGATGCGAGAAAAGAGGCCACAACCCCATCCACGCACTGATCCCCGTCCTAACGCCAACCCCACAAAATATGGCAGGTGTCCTTTAGGGGAAGAGATATCAAAAGTTAAATCCCTAGCGGATATCCAGTAACCCTTAACTCTACATCCTACGCGATCGCCAAATTTTTCCCAAGCTTCTTTGTAATAATTACCGTCTGGCTTTCCACCAACGCTCAAATAAATTTCTTTTTGAACACTGAAGCCAAAATGTCCATTGCTATATTTTGCCCACAGGCGGTCAATTGTGTGGAGGTCTGTACAGGGAAATTTCGATAATTCTTCTGCCCTAATCTCGTCACCTTTTTCACGCCCCACTACTTGAAGCATTACTATATAGGTTTCATAGTCTGCTTCTTGCCAATTTTCTGCTGCTAGTAGGTCGCGCAATCGACTGTAATCTATACCTTTATCTGAGGCTAATTCATTTTGATGTAGTTTTTCAACTTCTTGGTGTTCTTGTTTTAGGCTTTCTACTTCCTGCTGTCGTCGTCTTTCAGCTTCTTGTTCACGTTGTAGTCTGTCAGTTTCTTGTTGTTTTCTTTGCCTTTGTAACGTCTCTACTTCCTTTTGTTTTTGTATTCTATCTATTTCTGGTTCTCGTTGACCTTCTGCTCGTTCCTGCTTGAGTTTTTCGACAGCAGCACGAATACCTTTAGCTACATCCGCGAAAGCTTCATCTTGAGTGTGCCAATTTCTTGACACCACAGGTTCAGCATTCTTAGGTAAAGCTTGCAGTTTAGCAAATGGTGCGCCAGCCCAATCAACAGGCCGCAAAATTACTGGGATGACGCAAGCTTCACCTTTATCATGCCGTTCTATCGCTTTCTTAACTTCCACATCCCAACAATAATTAGAAGCCAAAAAGTAGGCACTGACAAGCAACAGAATAATGTCGGCTGTGTTTAAATTGTCGTTAATCTGATCATGCCACTGTTCTCCGGCTCGGATCTCACGGTCATGCCAGCTTGATATTACACCCTGCCTTTCCAATATACTCAGGTGGTAAGCTAATTCATCCCGTAGAGTCTCATCTTTGTGAGAGTAAGAAAAGA contains:
- a CDS encoding DUF5340 domain-containing protein translates to MEQIPLPSPIHYELILQLLERQTMSAVSSNPELRNQVNQLIITLRKAAVQQKQLEEACQGSSVSIEHRWSINHQKNS
- the trpC gene encoding indole-3-glycerol phosphate synthase TrpC, translating into MQIRRLQPNPAINVAFLRYQVASPDAQPQNILEEIVWHKEIEVEQMRDRVPLRELQKQALTAPPTLDFVAALKQGRTKPALIAEVKKASPSKGVFREDFDPVAIALSYQQGGASCLSVLTDSKFFQGSFDNLAKVREAVDLPLLCKDFVIYPYQMYLARLRGADAVLLIAAILSDQYLRYFIKIAKSLKMAVLIEVHSLEELDRVLALDDVALVGINNRNLEDFSVDLQTTCEILAARGSQLQSRDILVVSESGLHTPEDLTQVSQAGAAAVLIGESLVKQPDPQLAIARLFSPSN
- the lpdA gene encoding dihydrolipoyl dehydrogenase, whose translation is MSHEFDYDLVIIGAGVGGHGAALHAVGCGLKTAIIEAADMGGTCVNRGCIPSKALLAASGRVRELRDAHHLKSLGIQIGGVEFDRQAIADHANNLVSKIQGDLTNSLKRLGVDIIRGWGKIAGTQKVTVTGDGGEKTITAKDIILSPGSVPFVPPGIEVDGKTVFTSDQAVKLETLPQWIAIIGSGYIGLEFSDIYSALGSEITLIEALDQLMPGFDRDIAKLAERVLITPRDIETKVGIYAKKVIPGSPVVIELADFKTKEDVDVIEVDACLVATGRIPATKNLGLESVGVELDRRNFIPVDDRMAVLSAGEVVPHLWAIGDANGKMMLAHAASAQGIVAVENIMGRERKADYRSIPAAAFTHPEVSYVGLTETAAKELGQAEGFEIATSRSYFKGNSKALAENEADGIAKVIYRKDTGEVLGVHIFGLHASDLIHEASAAVANRQTVQTLAHLVHAHPTLSEVLDEAYKRAVV
- a CDS encoding SWIM zinc finger domain-containing protein, encoding MSFPNISEFTVRRYANSKSFQRGEAYFESGAVTKVTQRGQQFQAEVEGHETKPYRVCLNFDDKTVTLADCTCAYNFEGWCKHLVATALVLIRQPDIIEQRPTLEKLLDRLDHVQTQRLIQELVAEAPQLIEIIDQHVSWMTNPTPKPLSTSTERHITVNLPALRGQIKQILREAVNYFEEGYEEDPLTEELFSLVQGALEFNERGENDNAIAVLEVITATCAENWDEVLEYGADNDEIAWELNIAWCEVLLSAELTPEEKVDIQVNLEVWQDEWNTDFAMALEALRQGWDEPQIIQVLQGNISTRGVWGQEIPYYADDLAMIRLKILERQERYQEYLYLAQAEGQTQAYLTMLGRLGRIEEAVQAAQTEMSSMEEAFALAKTLAEQGSLPQALEIAQTGFRLWGNCQYALGIWTCDLALELHNQEAALLALKAAFEVKPHFVDYQKIAELAGENWEVIKPDLLKVVHNCDNWAIQPDKVDILLHEGLIDDAINTVSEISHYHAALVHRVMKAAIPHNPDWVIANSRRRAERIMDEGKAEYYSEAIAWLKQTRAAYIASGRQADWSSYREQLMEIHGRKRKLMGMLKEHSMQ
- a CDS encoding GUN4 domain-containing protein, producing the protein MAEESFKLFFSYSHKDETLRDELAYHLSILERQGVISSWHDREIRAGEQWHDQINDNLNTADIILLLVSAYFLASNYCWDVEVKKAIERHDKGEACVIPVILRPVDWAGAPFAKLQALPKNAEPVVSRNWHTQDEAFADVAKGIRAAVEKLKQERAEGQREPEIDRIQKQKEVETLQRQRKQQETDRLQREQEAERRRQQEVESLKQEHQEVEKLHQNELASDKGIDYSRLRDLLAAENWQEADYETYIVMLQVVGREKGDEIRAEELSKFPCTDLHTIDRLWAKYSNGHFGFSVQKEIYLSVGGKPDGNYYKEAWEKFGDRVGCRVKGYWISARDLTFDISSPKGHLPYFVGLALGRGSVRGWGCGLFSRIDTCRL